In one candidate division WOR-3 bacterium genomic region, the following are encoded:
- a CDS encoding gamma carbonic anhydrase family protein, whose translation MIARLKDWVPQVDPTCFVARNATVVGQVTLQRGASIWFNAVVRGDMAPITVGEETNVQDLAMVHVDYNTPTVIGNRVVVGHRAIIHGATVGDDCIIGMGAILLNRSRVGRNCIIAAGAVVREDFVVPDGSLVAGVPGVVKRPLTPEETERIRRNAADYATRARLYIEQDFGNQEV comes from the coding sequence ATGATTGCCCGGCTGAAGGATTGGGTGCCGCAGGTCGACCCGACCTGTTTTGTGGCACGCAACGCGACTGTCGTCGGCCAGGTAACGCTCCAGCGCGGGGCCAGCATCTGGTTCAACGCGGTGGTACGCGGAGACATGGCGCCGATAACCGTCGGCGAGGAGACGAACGTTCAGGACCTCGCCATGGTCCACGTCGACTACAACACTCCGACCGTAATCGGCAACCGGGTAGTCGTCGGCCATCGCGCCATTATCCACGGCGCGACCGTGGGTGACGACTGCATCATCGGGATGGGCGCGATACTGCTCAATCGCTCCCGGGTCGGTCGGAATTGCATCATCGCCGCCGGCGCGGTGGTGCGCGAGGACTTCGTGGTACCGGACGGCTCGCTCGTTGCCGGCGTCCCGGGGGTGGTAAAGCGCCCGCTTACGCCCGAGGAGACCGAACGCATCCGCCGCAACGCGGCCGACTACGCCACCCGGGCCAGGCTGTACATCGAACAGGACTTTGGGAACCAGGAGGTCTAG
- a CDS encoding PDZ domain-containing protein: MSRQSVLLALAALVVVFACRKEETGEALGATYAQIDRPAIWRVLPRTQAESLGLEPGDVIISYGDEPVKTTEELVQLQFRSVGSAERIPMTVLRGDAEVKVAATPGVLGVLPDAERYPGGLALALKDVLGYYGVTADYDWLAALTGESFAFTARREGCRGAWPNGLSGDYLEGLTEHYGLTFRAVLGGSADPVKPASEVQGDAVAAIRDRLARGRPILVFGAWPASNGFGWGVAARYDAADSALYGYTLGAGDEVRLSGPIAEAYEVSYRAADEPDPAELLAMVLTQALELGQASADSGWQSGIAAYDLWIRDLDTTPFCPVCPDSGKGCFDRLIWTLLANKESANRFLQDMREALPDQTALIDEAIAQNTAIIGKLSGIVQSGVKIGTTENQQKLARMVNEIQLGETELLGLYENIMGEL, from the coding sequence GTGAGTAGGCAGTCTGTTTTGCTCGCGCTGGCAGCCCTGGTCGTGGTGTTCGCCTGCCGCAAAGAGGAGACCGGCGAAGCGCTTGGTGCCACCTATGCGCAGATAGACAGGCCGGCGATCTGGCGCGTTCTGCCTCGGACCCAGGCCGAGTCGCTCGGGCTCGAGCCCGGCGACGTGATCATTTCCTACGGTGACGAACCAGTCAAGACCACCGAGGAACTGGTGCAGCTGCAGTTCCGGTCGGTAGGGTCGGCGGAGAGGATTCCGATGACAGTGCTGCGCGGGGATGCGGAGGTGAAGGTCGCGGCCACGCCCGGCGTGCTGGGCGTGCTGCCGGACGCCGAGCGTTATCCCGGTGGGCTTGCTCTGGCGCTGAAGGACGTGTTAGGCTACTACGGCGTGACCGCGGACTACGACTGGCTGGCCGCCCTGACCGGGGAGTCATTCGCCTTCACCGCCCGGCGCGAGGGCTGTCGCGGCGCCTGGCCGAACGGGCTCTCCGGCGACTATCTTGAGGGCCTGACCGAACACTACGGCCTGACCTTCCGGGCGGTTCTTGGCGGGTCCGCGGACCCGGTCAAGCCGGCGAGCGAGGTCCAGGGCGACGCCGTGGCTGCGATCCGCGACAGGCTGGCCCGGGGCAGGCCGATACTGGTTTTTGGCGCCTGGCCGGCGAGCAACGGGTTTGGCTGGGGCGTCGCCGCCAGATACGATGCGGCTGATTCGGCGCTGTATGGCTACACCCTGGGTGCGGGTGACGAGGTGAGGTTGAGCGGTCCGATAGCCGAGGCCTACGAGGTTTCGTATCGCGCAGCCGATGAGCCGGACCCGGCCGAGTTGTTGGCCATGGTGCTGACGCAGGCGTTGGAACTGGGCCAGGCGTCCGCCGACTCCGGCTGGCAGTCGGGTATCGCCGCCTACGACCTCTGGATTCGCGACCTTGATACCACTCCCTTTTGCCCGGTGTGCCCGGATAGCGGCAAAGGCTGCTTCGACCGGCTCATCTGGACCCTGCTGGCCAACAAGGAGAGCGCGAACCGGTTCCTGCAGGACATGCGCGAGGCGCTTCCGGACCAGACCGCCCTGATCGACGAGGCTATCGCCCAGAACACGGCGATAATCGGCAAGCTCAGCGGTATTGTTCAGAGCGGAGTCAAGATCGGCACCACGGAGAACCAGCAGAAGCTGGCCCGAATGGTGAACGAAATCCAACTGGGCGAAACCGAACTTCTGGGTTTGTACGAGAACATCATGGGTGAGTTGTAG
- a CDS encoding acetyl-CoA carboxylase biotin carboxylase subunit — translation MKRPPFKKLLVANRGEIAVRVIRTCRELSIPVVVVYSEVDRTSLPVMLADDAVCIGPGPTAESYLIPSRVLSAATVTGCDALHPGYGFLSENPDFAEAVATCKITFVGPAPETMRLLGDKVEARRRMKAAGVPVVPGSDGPLAFSRETAKFCAEIGYPVLVKAAAGGGGKGMRVIKREADLETGIQMCMAEAKRSFDDQRVYIEKYLAGARHVEIQVLGDRHGTLVHLGERDCSCQRRHQKLIEESPAPGFTAEQREQLGSWAVAAAKAAGYFGAGTVEFIGDDTGTFYFMEMNARLQVEHPVTEMVTGADIVREQILVAAGEKFDPDLTRAPQGHAIECRIYAEDPDADFQPCPGFLTEVSLPGGPGIRADSALLSRSEVSPFYDPLIAKVISWAPDRTAAIARMDRALAETRIEGVKTTTAFLRRLLHNPRFQRGRVTTGMLDEA, via the coding sequence CTGAAGCGACCGCCCTTCAAGAAGCTGCTGGTGGCTAACCGGGGCGAGATTGCGGTCCGGGTCATCCGCACCTGCCGCGAGCTTTCGATCCCGGTCGTCGTCGTCTATTCTGAAGTGGACCGGACCTCACTGCCGGTGATGCTGGCGGACGACGCGGTCTGCATCGGCCCGGGTCCGACCGCCGAGAGTTACCTCATCCCGTCGCGGGTGCTTTCGGCTGCGACCGTGACCGGGTGTGACGCTCTCCATCCCGGCTACGGGTTCCTTTCCGAGAACCCGGACTTCGCCGAGGCGGTTGCCACCTGCAAAATCACCTTTGTCGGGCCCGCACCGGAGACGATGCGGCTGCTCGGCGACAAGGTCGAAGCCCGGAGACGGATGAAAGCCGCCGGCGTTCCGGTGGTGCCCGGCTCCGACGGCCCGCTGGCGTTCAGCCGCGAGACAGCGAAGTTCTGCGCCGAAATCGGCTACCCGGTGCTGGTCAAAGCCGCGGCCGGCGGCGGCGGCAAGGGAATGCGTGTCATCAAGCGCGAAGCCGATCTTGAGACCGGCATTCAAATGTGCATGGCCGAGGCCAAGCGCTCATTCGACGACCAGCGGGTCTACATCGAGAAGTATCTGGCCGGCGCCCGGCACGTGGAGATCCAAGTGCTGGGGGACCGGCATGGCACGCTCGTGCATCTGGGTGAACGCGACTGCTCGTGCCAGCGCCGCCACCAGAAGCTGATCGAGGAGTCGCCCGCACCCGGTTTCACGGCGGAGCAGCGCGAACAGCTCGGATCGTGGGCCGTGGCTGCTGCCAAGGCAGCGGGCTATTTCGGCGCCGGGACGGTCGAGTTCATCGGCGACGACACCGGCACCTTCTACTTCATGGAGATGAATGCACGGCTCCAGGTCGAGCACCCGGTCACCGAGATGGTGACCGGCGCCGACATCGTGCGGGAGCAGATACTGGTTGCGGCCGGGGAGAAGTTCGACCCGGACCTTACCCGCGCTCCTCAGGGGCATGCGATCGAGTGCCGCATCTACGCGGAGGACCCGGACGCAGACTTCCAGCCCTGCCCCGGCTTCCTGACCGAGGTCAGCCTGCCGGGGGGGCCGGGCATCAGGGCAGACTCGGCGCTCCTCTCCCGCTCCGAAGTCTCCCCCTTCTACGACCCGCTCATAGCCAAGGTGATCTCGTGGGCGCCGGACCGCACCGCCGCCATCGCCCGCATGGACCGCGCTCTGGCCGAGACCCGGATCGAGGGCGTCAAGACCACGACCGCGTTCCTGCGCCGGCTGCTCCACAACCCGCGGTTCCAGAGGGGCAGAGTCACTACCGGCATGCTGGACGAGGCATAG
- a CDS encoding radical SAM protein, translating to MTTDFLGRFDAQVARVFRYAARAAWKNPRQAVFFARIQAAQSRSARLRDQQRERGVQVPPLVIASITNRCNLHCRGCYARARHGTRRPELTDERWADLFGQAQELGVSVIMIAGGEPLMRPGILDVTRMFPGLIFPLFTNGLLLDDSVIARFRSQPQVIPVLSVEGWEPETDTRRGEGVFEAVAAAAEKLRRAGIFFGASLTVTRRNFEAVTAEGLVQALIGNGCSLFIFVEYTPAEPGTEDLTLLPAQRHKLVEFSEGLQKTARPVFIVFPGDEEQFGGCLAAGRGFVHVGPDGSLEPCPFAPYSDTSVAEKPFKEALASHLLKAIRDNHAQLKETRGGCALWRRREWVEGLAKKQER from the coding sequence ATGACTACGGACTTTCTCGGCCGGTTCGACGCTCAAGTCGCACGCGTATTCAGGTATGCGGCCCGGGCGGCCTGGAAGAACCCCAGGCAGGCCGTCTTCTTCGCCCGTATCCAGGCTGCCCAGTCGCGCTCGGCCCGGCTGCGCGACCAGCAGCGTGAGCGCGGGGTCCAGGTGCCGCCACTCGTCATCGCCAGCATCACCAACCGCTGCAACCTCCACTGCCGCGGGTGCTATGCCCGGGCTCGGCACGGTACGCGCCGGCCGGAGCTGACCGACGAGCGGTGGGCGGACCTGTTCGGGCAGGCGCAGGAGTTGGGGGTCTCGGTAATCATGATTGCCGGCGGCGAACCGTTGATGCGGCCCGGGATTCTCGACGTCACACGCATGTTCCCCGGTCTCATTTTCCCGCTCTTCACCAACGGATTGCTGCTCGACGACTCGGTCATTGCCCGATTCCGGAGCCAGCCGCAGGTGATTCCCGTGCTGAGTGTCGAGGGTTGGGAACCGGAGACCGATACGCGCCGCGGCGAGGGAGTCTTCGAGGCCGTGGCCGCTGCGGCCGAGAAGCTGCGGCGGGCCGGCATTTTCTTCGGGGCGTCGCTCACGGTCACGCGTCGGAACTTCGAAGCCGTTACCGCCGAAGGGCTGGTCCAGGCGCTGATCGGGAACGGGTGCAGCTTGTTCATCTTCGTGGAATACACGCCGGCAGAACCGGGAACTGAGGATCTGACCCTGCTGCCCGCACAGCGGCACAAACTGGTCGAGTTCTCGGAAGGACTGCAGAAGACGGCGCGGCCGGTATTCATCGTATTCCCGGGTGACGAAGAACAATTCGGCGGGTGCCTGGCAGCGGGACGCGGATTCGTTCACGTCGGGCCTGATGGCAGCCTCGAGCCCTGTCCGTTCGCGCCCTATTCGGACACGAGCGTGGCTGAGAAGCCGTTCAAGGAGGCGCTCGCGTCGCACCTGCTCAAGGCGATTCGCGACAACCACGCGCAGCTCAAAGAAACGCGCGGCGGCTGCGCGCTCTGGCGCAGGCGCGAATGGGTCGAGGGTCTGGCGAAGAAGCAAGAACGATAG
- a CDS encoding class I SAM-dependent methyltransferase yields the protein MAKKYTVLETWIVNTAKPVESSSAEQTFDRMERQGGGKLPVIDVPIEYGLEEHFLDEARIRDFAVHMGNAQEVLDVGPGDGWPLLRMAPLFKAVTGAEASQRRVDAVNAGVEKLGLKNVTVKKVSPTGLDFPDNRFDGVVAATSIEQSPDPYKAIAEVFRVLKPGGRFRVCFEPSEGRERELTEGLMFSETADSLGYHYSLKHSRPPWERNYLVKFASTPEMKEEFRKLRDLVDRLGPSPSANPEVGLQFLERNLSAITGASFYELEHFTSQSMKETLEDAGFVNVRITWSAATLARSIWTQVRNSGFSDVQAQAVCAGLADLSARLDAPAGMGEPVVGTKPA from the coding sequence ATGGCGAAGAAATACACGGTTCTTGAGACTTGGATTGTCAACACGGCCAAACCGGTCGAGTCCAGCAGCGCAGAACAGACTTTTGACCGTATGGAGCGGCAAGGCGGTGGCAAGCTGCCCGTCATCGACGTTCCGATTGAGTACGGTCTGGAAGAGCACTTCCTCGACGAGGCGCGGATCCGCGACTTCGCCGTGCACATGGGCAACGCCCAGGAAGTCCTCGATGTCGGGCCCGGCGACGGCTGGCCCCTGCTGCGTATGGCTCCGCTGTTCAAGGCAGTGACCGGCGCCGAGGCTTCGCAGCGGCGCGTCGACGCCGTCAACGCCGGTGTCGAGAAGCTGGGTCTCAAGAACGTCACCGTGAAGAAGGTTTCCCCGACAGGGCTGGATTTCCCGGACAACCGCTTTGACGGCGTGGTGGCAGCTACCTCCATTGAGCAGAGCCCGGACCCCTACAAGGCGATTGCCGAAGTGTTCCGGGTCCTGAAACCCGGTGGCCGCTTCCGGGTCTGCTTCGAGCCCAGCGAGGGACGCGAGCGTGAGCTCACCGAGGGGCTGATGTTCTCCGAGACCGCTGATTCGCTGGGCTATCACTATTCCTTGAAGCACTCGCGGCCGCCGTGGGAGCGGAACTACCTGGTGAAATTCGCCAGCACGCCGGAGATGAAGGAGGAGTTCCGGAAGCTGCGTGACCTCGTCGACCGGCTCGGGCCCAGCCCGTCGGCCAACCCGGAGGTCGGGCTGCAGTTCCTGGAGCGGAACCTGTCGGCAATCACCGGCGCGAGCTTCTATGAACTCGAGCACTTCACCAGTCAGTCGATGAAGGAAACGCTGGAAGACGCCGGGTTCGTTAACGTCAGGATTACGTGGTCCGCAGCGACCCTGGCCCGCAGTATCTGGACGCAGGTGAGGAACTCCGGTTTCAGCGACGTGCAGGCGCAGGCGGTCTGCGCCGGTCTGGCCGATCTTTCGGCGCGACTGGACGCACCGGCAGGCATGGGTGAGCCGGTGGTCGGCACGAAGCCGGCGTAG
- a CDS encoding phospholipid carrier-dependent glycosyltransferase produces MLIPALLGLYVALSVLLFDPKLATFGDNARYLILGKSLAEGTGYRDVHLPGTPAHTQYPPGFPLMLAAVNLVFGGVNVLAAKLFVLFTGIAAMLLTYRLCERVLREKAWPVMATLASVPALIVNNHWVLSEMPFLLVLVGALYCLVLADQRPKAVADRLRLGACALAVATCFIRSAGVAVVLGLALLFLARRQYRNLVVLLALFAATAVPWQVINARSGSEQPYFEQLLAKHPYFLEQGRASLGDWALRVWQNLRDYVARAYPRTLCPTQPNSGSETIIGIVLSLLSAIGLIRGFKKHGILASCALCAVPVLVCWPHIWVTERFLLPFLPLAVVFLFLGADWVAARLRWHWLAPMLAVAIVLVNAVQITALARGAVRDNFGYLRGDRYSGYPIDWRHCFETMEWIKANVPEQAVVLARKPEFVYLLSGRRSFCYPITEDRTQVMSALQRSQYILLDNFQWSDLTPRLIGPILRDNPDLWEIVFTTAPPKFHVARIKPGVQPTNPPPSSEYP; encoded by the coding sequence TTGCTCATTCCGGCGCTGCTCGGTCTCTACGTCGCGCTTTCGGTCCTTCTGTTCGACCCTAAGTTGGCGACTTTCGGCGACAATGCCCGGTACCTGATACTCGGGAAGTCTCTGGCCGAAGGCACGGGCTACCGGGATGTACATCTTCCCGGGACGCCGGCGCATACCCAGTACCCGCCCGGGTTCCCGCTGATGCTCGCTGCCGTCAACCTCGTCTTTGGCGGAGTGAACGTGTTGGCCGCAAAGCTCTTCGTCCTCTTCACCGGCATCGCGGCGATGCTCCTCACCTATCGTCTCTGCGAGCGGGTCCTCAGAGAGAAAGCCTGGCCGGTGATGGCGACTCTAGCGTCGGTGCCCGCGCTGATCGTCAACAACCACTGGGTCCTATCTGAAATGCCTTTCCTCCTCGTTTTGGTTGGAGCTCTCTACTGCCTCGTACTTGCGGACCAGCGGCCGAAAGCAGTTGCCGACCGGTTGCGGCTCGGAGCCTGCGCGCTCGCGGTCGCGACCTGTTTCATCCGCAGCGCGGGAGTCGCAGTCGTGCTGGGCCTGGCCCTGCTGTTTCTCGCGCGGCGACAGTACCGCAACCTCGTCGTTCTCCTGGCCCTGTTTGCAGCTACGGCCGTTCCCTGGCAGGTCATCAACGCCCGCTCCGGCAGCGAACAACCTTACTTCGAGCAACTGCTGGCCAAACACCCCTACTTCCTGGAACAGGGACGGGCAAGTCTCGGGGACTGGGCGCTGCGTGTGTGGCAGAACCTGCGGGACTACGTGGCCAGGGCGTACCCCCGTACGCTCTGTCCGACGCAACCGAACTCCGGGTCCGAGACCATAATTGGCATCGTCCTTTCTCTCCTCTCGGCGATCGGGCTCATCCGCGGATTCAAAAAGCATGGCATCCTCGCGTCCTGCGCTCTCTGCGCCGTACCGGTGCTGGTCTGCTGGCCCCATATCTGGGTGACCGAACGTTTTCTGCTTCCTTTCCTTCCTCTGGCCGTCGTCTTCCTGTTCCTCGGTGCAGACTGGGTGGCTGCGCGACTCAGATGGCATTGGCTCGCTCCTATGCTCGCCGTCGCGATCGTGCTGGTCAACGCGGTTCAGATAACCGCGCTCGCCCGCGGGGCAGTCAGGGACAACTTCGGATACCTGCGCGGTGACAGGTACTCAGGCTACCCGATCGACTGGCGCCACTGCTTCGAGACTATGGAATGGATCAAGGCGAATGTGCCTGAACAGGCGGTAGTACTGGCCCGCAAACCCGAGTTCGTCTACCTTCTTTCCGGGCGACGTTCCTTCTGCTATCCAATAACGGAGGATCGAACGCAGGTCATGTCGGCCTTACAGAGAAGCCAATACATCCTGCTCGACAACTTCCAGTGGTCCGACCTGACCCCACGCCTGATCGGACCGATACTCCGGGACAATCCCGACCTCTGGGAAATCGTCTTCACCACAGCACCACCCAAGTTCCACGTCGCCCGGATCAAACCCGGTGTGCAGCCCACGAATCCGCCGCCATCGTCCGAATACCCGTGA